GAGTCCTCTTATCTCTTCTTTTGTGAGGTTTGCCATAAGAAGGGGGCTCACAATATTCTTCTCGATGCATGCTCGTCTTCCGGGTCTAAAATCATTTAAGTCATCAAGGTTTGAGCCTTCGGCTATGTGCTTTAACCCTCTTTGTTTTGCCATATCCCAGGCCCTGTCAAAAAGGTGGAGCTTACAGTAATAACACCTCTCTTGAGTATTTGCTGTAAAATTCCTATCCTCCATTATAGAGGTTTCTATAACCATATACTCGGCTCCGATTGTATGTGCGATGTTTTTTGCTTCTTCAATCTCTTTCGCTGGATAGGTTGGAGATGAAGCGATAAAAGCAAGCACGTTTTCCCTGCCCAGCGTATCAATACAGCATTTCAAAAGAAGCGTACTATCCACCCCGCCAGAAAATGCCACAAGGGCATTACTAAGCTCTTTTATAATGGTTTTTAATACTTCATATTTTGAGTCAAGATCCATATACCACTACTA
This Pseudomonadota bacterium DNA region includes the following protein-coding sequences:
- the larE gene encoding ATP-dependent sacrificial sulfur transferase LarE, with the protein product MDLDSKYEVLKTIIKELSNALVAFSGGVDSTLLLKCCIDTLGRENVLAFIASSPTYPAKEIEEAKNIAHTIGAEYMVIETSIMEDRNFTANTQERCYYCKLHLFDRAWDMAKQRGLKHIAEGSNLDDLNDFRPGRRACIEKNIVSPLLMANLTKEEIRGLSRMLDLPTHDKPSYACLATRIPYGTQIDSGILKRIELSEEFIKTLGIKQVRVRYHGSIAKIEVAEEEIDRVIAYRNEIAEALTRYGFTYVSLDLKGYRTGSMNENLPPSGSSEL